From the Solanum lycopersicum chromosome 10, SLM_r2.1 genome, one window contains:
- the LOC101243755 gene encoding E3 ubiquitin-protein ligase RHF2A isoform X1: MDEVKKSEGHMTSPAAFVEGGIQDACDDACSICLEAFCESDPPSVTSCKHEFHLQCVLEWCQRSSNCPMCWQSISLKDQMSQELFEAVEQERNFRVNAERNATVFQFPALGDFELQHLPVDIDDPELEERILQHLAVAASMGRAHHAGRREGSRNRSSTNNRPQLLVFPTHHNSSPTASVSPYPTGSLSDPAAITTVDSPLPISSGSSDSPRQMPYLPSVQSDQLSALSSGSVLTPATAQGLSSGDRSSSSSSFTPIHRRAGPSELQSFSESWRSRFSSMSMKYKESISKNTREWKERLFSRSSSMPDAGPVRRESNVGIASLSHLMEHLETRENSRAGSVSAVTNIVDSSHTLQRDHGNMGTHIGNGLNRNSTASAASSAQN, from the exons ATGGATGAGGTCAAGAAATCAGAGGGTCATATGACATCCCCTGCAGCTTTTGTGGAAGGAGGAATTCAGGATGCATGTGATGATGCTTGCAGCATTTGTCTCGAGGCTTTCTGCGAAAGCGATCCTCCCTCG GTAACTAGCTGCAAGCATGAGTTTCATCTCCAGTGCGTCCTGGAATG GTGTCAGAGAAGTTCTAATTGTCCTATGTGTTGGCAGTCCATAAGTCTGAAAGATCAGATGAG TCAAGAATTGTTTGAGGCTGTGGAACAAGAAAGGAATTTTAGAGTTAATGCAGAAAGAAATGCTACAGTATTTCAGTTTCCTGCACTGGGAGATTTTGAACTACAGCAT TTACCTGTGGATATTGATGATCCTGAACTTGAAGAGCGCATTCTTCAGCATTTGGCTGTTGCTGCTTCAATGGGAAGAGCTCACCATGCGGGTCGAAGGGAGGGCTCAAGAAATCGTTCATCCACCAATAACCGTCCACAACTTTTAGTATTTCCAACTCATCATAATTCATCTCCTACCGCTTCTGTTTCACCTTATCCTACTGGATCACTTTCTGATCCTGCTGCAATCACAACAGTTGATTCCCCTCTTCCCATTAGCTCCGGTAGCAGTGATTCACCACGACAGATGCCTTACCTTCCTTCAGTTCAAAGTGATCAACTTTCTGCTTTATCATCTGGTTCCGTTCTAACGCCTGCCACAGCACAAGGACTATCTAGTGGTGATAG AAGCTCTTCTAGTTCATCCTTTACACCAATCCATAGGAGAGCTGGACCATCAGAGTTGCAGTCATTTTCAGAGTCCTGGAGATCTCGATTTAGTTCTATGTCAATGAA ATATAAAGAATCGATCTCAAAGAATACACGAGAGTGGAAGGAGAGATTGTTTTCTCGAAGTTCTTCAATGCCGGATGCTGGTCCTGTTAGGAGAGAGTCAAATGTTGGAATTGCTAGTCTATCTCACCTGATGGAACATCTGGAAACTCGAGAAAATAGTAGAGCTGGCTCTGTTTCAGCAGTTACTAATATAGTGGATTCTTCACACACACTCCAAAGAGACCATGGTAATATGGGTACTCATATTGGAAATGGATTGAACAGAAACTCAACAGCTTCTGCTGCAAGTTCAGCTCAGAATTAA
- the LOC101243755 gene encoding E3 ubiquitin-protein ligase RHF2A isoform X2 produces the protein MDEVKKSEGHMTSPAAFVEGGIQDACDDACSICLEAFCESDPPSVTSCKHEFHLQCVLEWCQRSSNCPMCWQSISLKDQMSQELFEAVEQERNFRVNAERNATVFQFPALGDFELQHLPVDIDDPELEERILQHLAVAASMGRAHHAGRREGSRNRSSTNNRPQLLVFPTHHNSSPTASVSPYPTGSLSDPAAITTVDSPLPISSGSSDSPRQMPYLPSVQSDQLSALSSGSVLTPATAQGLSSGDSSSSSSFTPIHRRAGPSELQSFSESWRSRFSSMSMKYKESISKNTREWKERLFSRSSSMPDAGPVRRESNVGIASLSHLMEHLETRENSRAGSVSAVTNIVDSSHTLQRDHGNMGTHIGNGLNRNSTASAASSAQN, from the exons ATGGATGAGGTCAAGAAATCAGAGGGTCATATGACATCCCCTGCAGCTTTTGTGGAAGGAGGAATTCAGGATGCATGTGATGATGCTTGCAGCATTTGTCTCGAGGCTTTCTGCGAAAGCGATCCTCCCTCG GTAACTAGCTGCAAGCATGAGTTTCATCTCCAGTGCGTCCTGGAATG GTGTCAGAGAAGTTCTAATTGTCCTATGTGTTGGCAGTCCATAAGTCTGAAAGATCAGATGAG TCAAGAATTGTTTGAGGCTGTGGAACAAGAAAGGAATTTTAGAGTTAATGCAGAAAGAAATGCTACAGTATTTCAGTTTCCTGCACTGGGAGATTTTGAACTACAGCAT TTACCTGTGGATATTGATGATCCTGAACTTGAAGAGCGCATTCTTCAGCATTTGGCTGTTGCTGCTTCAATGGGAAGAGCTCACCATGCGGGTCGAAGGGAGGGCTCAAGAAATCGTTCATCCACCAATAACCGTCCACAACTTTTAGTATTTCCAACTCATCATAATTCATCTCCTACCGCTTCTGTTTCACCTTATCCTACTGGATCACTTTCTGATCCTGCTGCAATCACAACAGTTGATTCCCCTCTTCCCATTAGCTCCGGTAGCAGTGATTCACCACGACAGATGCCTTACCTTCCTTCAGTTCAAAGTGATCAACTTTCTGCTTTATCATCTGGTTCCGTTCTAACGCCTGCCACAGCACAAGGACTATCTAGTGGTGATAG CTCTTCTAGTTCATCCTTTACACCAATCCATAGGAGAGCTGGACCATCAGAGTTGCAGTCATTTTCAGAGTCCTGGAGATCTCGATTTAGTTCTATGTCAATGAA ATATAAAGAATCGATCTCAAAGAATACACGAGAGTGGAAGGAGAGATTGTTTTCTCGAAGTTCTTCAATGCCGGATGCTGGTCCTGTTAGGAGAGAGTCAAATGTTGGAATTGCTAGTCTATCTCACCTGATGGAACATCTGGAAACTCGAGAAAATAGTAGAGCTGGCTCTGTTTCAGCAGTTACTAATATAGTGGATTCTTCACACACACTCCAAAGAGACCATGGTAATATGGGTACTCATATTGGAAATGGATTGAACAGAAACTCAACAGCTTCTGCTGCAAGTTCAGCTCAGAATTAA
- the LOC101243755 gene encoding E3 ubiquitin-protein ligase RHF2A isoform X3 → MCRRRSSFTRCQRSSNCPMCWQSISLKDQMSQELFEAVEQERNFRVNAERNATVFQFPALGDFELQHLPVDIDDPELEERILQHLAVAASMGRAHHAGRREGSRNRSSTNNRPQLLVFPTHHNSSPTASVSPYPTGSLSDPAAITTVDSPLPISSGSSDSPRQMPYLPSVQSDQLSALSSGSVLTPATAQGLSSGDRSSSSSSFTPIHRRAGPSELQSFSESWRSRFSSMSMKYKESISKNTREWKERLFSRSSSMPDAGPVRRESNVGIASLSHLMEHLETRENSRAGSVSAVTNIVDSSHTLQRDHGNMGTHIGNGLNRNSTASAASSAQN, encoded by the exons ATGTGCCGCAGGCGATCCAGTTTCACCAG GTGTCAGAGAAGTTCTAATTGTCCTATGTGTTGGCAGTCCATAAGTCTGAAAGATCAGATGAG TCAAGAATTGTTTGAGGCTGTGGAACAAGAAAGGAATTTTAGAGTTAATGCAGAAAGAAATGCTACAGTATTTCAGTTTCCTGCACTGGGAGATTTTGAACTACAGCAT TTACCTGTGGATATTGATGATCCTGAACTTGAAGAGCGCATTCTTCAGCATTTGGCTGTTGCTGCTTCAATGGGAAGAGCTCACCATGCGGGTCGAAGGGAGGGCTCAAGAAATCGTTCATCCACCAATAACCGTCCACAACTTTTAGTATTTCCAACTCATCATAATTCATCTCCTACCGCTTCTGTTTCACCTTATCCTACTGGATCACTTTCTGATCCTGCTGCAATCACAACAGTTGATTCCCCTCTTCCCATTAGCTCCGGTAGCAGTGATTCACCACGACAGATGCCTTACCTTCCTTCAGTTCAAAGTGATCAACTTTCTGCTTTATCATCTGGTTCCGTTCTAACGCCTGCCACAGCACAAGGACTATCTAGTGGTGATAG AAGCTCTTCTAGTTCATCCTTTACACCAATCCATAGGAGAGCTGGACCATCAGAGTTGCAGTCATTTTCAGAGTCCTGGAGATCTCGATTTAGTTCTATGTCAATGAA ATATAAAGAATCGATCTCAAAGAATACACGAGAGTGGAAGGAGAGATTGTTTTCTCGAAGTTCTTCAATGCCGGATGCTGGTCCTGTTAGGAGAGAGTCAAATGTTGGAATTGCTAGTCTATCTCACCTGATGGAACATCTGGAAACTCGAGAAAATAGTAGAGCTGGCTCTGTTTCAGCAGTTACTAATATAGTGGATTCTTCACACACACTCCAAAGAGACCATGGTAATATGGGTACTCATATTGGAAATGGATTGAACAGAAACTCAACAGCTTCTGCTGCAAGTTCAGCTCAGAATTAA
- the LOC101243755 gene encoding E3 ubiquitin-protein ligase RHF2A isoform X4: MCWQSISLKDQMSQELFEAVEQERNFRVNAERNATVFQFPALGDFELQHLPVDIDDPELEERILQHLAVAASMGRAHHAGRREGSRNRSSTNNRPQLLVFPTHHNSSPTASVSPYPTGSLSDPAAITTVDSPLPISSGSSDSPRQMPYLPSVQSDQLSALSSGSVLTPATAQGLSSGDRSSSSSSFTPIHRRAGPSELQSFSESWRSRFSSMSMKYKESISKNTREWKERLFSRSSSMPDAGPVRRESNVGIASLSHLMEHLETRENSRAGSVSAVTNIVDSSHTLQRDHGNMGTHIGNGLNRNSTASAASSAQN, translated from the exons ATGTGTTGGCAGTCCATAAGTCTGAAAGATCAGATGAG TCAAGAATTGTTTGAGGCTGTGGAACAAGAAAGGAATTTTAGAGTTAATGCAGAAAGAAATGCTACAGTATTTCAGTTTCCTGCACTGGGAGATTTTGAACTACAGCAT TTACCTGTGGATATTGATGATCCTGAACTTGAAGAGCGCATTCTTCAGCATTTGGCTGTTGCTGCTTCAATGGGAAGAGCTCACCATGCGGGTCGAAGGGAGGGCTCAAGAAATCGTTCATCCACCAATAACCGTCCACAACTTTTAGTATTTCCAACTCATCATAATTCATCTCCTACCGCTTCTGTTTCACCTTATCCTACTGGATCACTTTCTGATCCTGCTGCAATCACAACAGTTGATTCCCCTCTTCCCATTAGCTCCGGTAGCAGTGATTCACCACGACAGATGCCTTACCTTCCTTCAGTTCAAAGTGATCAACTTTCTGCTTTATCATCTGGTTCCGTTCTAACGCCTGCCACAGCACAAGGACTATCTAGTGGTGATAG AAGCTCTTCTAGTTCATCCTTTACACCAATCCATAGGAGAGCTGGACCATCAGAGTTGCAGTCATTTTCAGAGTCCTGGAGATCTCGATTTAGTTCTATGTCAATGAA ATATAAAGAATCGATCTCAAAGAATACACGAGAGTGGAAGGAGAGATTGTTTTCTCGAAGTTCTTCAATGCCGGATGCTGGTCCTGTTAGGAGAGAGTCAAATGTTGGAATTGCTAGTCTATCTCACCTGATGGAACATCTGGAAACTCGAGAAAATAGTAGAGCTGGCTCTGTTTCAGCAGTTACTAATATAGTGGATTCTTCACACACACTCCAAAGAGACCATGGTAATATGGGTACTCATATTGGAAATGGATTGAACAGAAACTCAACAGCTTCTGCTGCAAGTTCAGCTCAGAATTAA
- the LOC101243755 gene encoding E3 ubiquitin-protein ligase RHF2A isoform X5, translating to MCWQSISLKDQMSQELFEAVEQERNFRVNAERNATVFQFPALGDFELQHLPVDIDDPELEERILQHLAVAASMGRAHHAGRREGSRNRSSTNNRPQLLVFPTHHNSSPTASVSPYPTGSLSDPAAITTVDSPLPISSGSSDSPRQMPYLPSVQSDQLSALSSGSVLTPATAQGLSSGDSSSSSSFTPIHRRAGPSELQSFSESWRSRFSSMSMKYKESISKNTREWKERLFSRSSSMPDAGPVRRESNVGIASLSHLMEHLETRENSRAGSVSAVTNIVDSSHTLQRDHGNMGTHIGNGLNRNSTASAASSAQN from the exons ATGTGTTGGCAGTCCATAAGTCTGAAAGATCAGATGAG TCAAGAATTGTTTGAGGCTGTGGAACAAGAAAGGAATTTTAGAGTTAATGCAGAAAGAAATGCTACAGTATTTCAGTTTCCTGCACTGGGAGATTTTGAACTACAGCAT TTACCTGTGGATATTGATGATCCTGAACTTGAAGAGCGCATTCTTCAGCATTTGGCTGTTGCTGCTTCAATGGGAAGAGCTCACCATGCGGGTCGAAGGGAGGGCTCAAGAAATCGTTCATCCACCAATAACCGTCCACAACTTTTAGTATTTCCAACTCATCATAATTCATCTCCTACCGCTTCTGTTTCACCTTATCCTACTGGATCACTTTCTGATCCTGCTGCAATCACAACAGTTGATTCCCCTCTTCCCATTAGCTCCGGTAGCAGTGATTCACCACGACAGATGCCTTACCTTCCTTCAGTTCAAAGTGATCAACTTTCTGCTTTATCATCTGGTTCCGTTCTAACGCCTGCCACAGCACAAGGACTATCTAGTGGTGATAG CTCTTCTAGTTCATCCTTTACACCAATCCATAGGAGAGCTGGACCATCAGAGTTGCAGTCATTTTCAGAGTCCTGGAGATCTCGATTTAGTTCTATGTCAATGAA ATATAAAGAATCGATCTCAAAGAATACACGAGAGTGGAAGGAGAGATTGTTTTCTCGAAGTTCTTCAATGCCGGATGCTGGTCCTGTTAGGAGAGAGTCAAATGTTGGAATTGCTAGTCTATCTCACCTGATGGAACATCTGGAAACTCGAGAAAATAGTAGAGCTGGCTCTGTTTCAGCAGTTACTAATATAGTGGATTCTTCACACACACTCCAAAGAGACCATGGTAATATGGGTACTCATATTGGAAATGGATTGAACAGAAACTCAACAGCTTCTGCTGCAAGTTCAGCTCAGAATTAA
- the LOC101244241 gene encoding fasciclin superfamily protein precursor (The RefSeq protein has 1 substitution, 1 non-frameshifting indel compared to this genomic sequence), whose protein sequence is MDFQIYGFTNLFLFTITLFFTITSAAFQENPKSPISTVPQINSNSILVALLDSHYTELSELVEKALLLQTLEEAVSKHNITIFAPKNEALERDLDPEFKRFLLEPGNLKSLQNLLLFHMIPTRIVSKNWPVRGRVHSTLYAGEENVLQISDKKTEKSVSSAKIIKQDDIVKPDGIIHGIERVLIPKSVQQDFNNRRSLRSISAVLPEGAPEVDPRTHRLKKPVSVPAGAPPVLPVYDALAPGPSLAPAPAPGPGGPHHHFDGESQVKDFIQTLLHYGGYNELADILVNLTSLATEMGKLVSEGYVLTVLAPNDEAMAKLTTDQLSEPGAPEQIMYYHLIPEYQTEESMYNSVRRFGKINYDTLRLPHKVVAEEADGSVKFGQGEGSAYLVDPDIYTDGRISVQGVDGVLFPLEEIKAAPVAKVVAKPRRGKLMEVVCGTMGSFAFASCH, encoded by the exons ATGGATTTTCAGATCTATGGCTTCACTAATCTCTTTTTGTTCACCATTACACTCTTTTTCACCATTACAAGTGCCACATTTCAAGAAAACCCAAAATCCCCAATTTCAACAGTACCCCAAATCAATTCCAACTCCATTCTTGTTGCCCTTTTGGATTCTCACTATACTGAGTTGTCTGAGCTTGTTGAAAAAGCCCTTTTGCTTCAAACACTTGAAGAAGCTGTTTCTAAGCACAATATCACCATTTTTGCTCCTAAAAATGAAGCTCTGGAACGCGATTTAGACCCTGAATTCAAGCGTTTCTTGCTTGAACCTGGTAATCTTAAATCTCTACAGAATCTCTTGTTGTTTCACATGATTCCCACTCGCATTGTCTCCAAAAATTGGCCGGTGCGTGGCCGTGTTCACTCCACTTTATACGCCGGAGAAGAAAACGTCCTTCAAATCTCCGATAAGAAAACAGAGAAATCAGTCAGCTCAGCTAAGATTATTAAACAAGACGATATCGTTAAACCCGACGGAATCATCCACGGTATTGAGCGGGTTTTAATACCCAAATCAGTCCAGCAAGATTTCAACAACCGCCGTAGTCTCCGGTCAATCTCCGCCGTGCTACCGGAAGGAGCACCGGAAGTTGACCCGAGAACCCACCGGTTGAAGAAACCCGTATCAGTACCTGCCGGTGCACCACCTGTGCTGCCGGTATACGATGCTTTGGCGCCGGGGCCATCTCTGGCCCCGGCACCAGCTCCAGGACCCGGAGGACCCCACCATCATTTCGATGGTGAGAGTCAAGTAAAAGATTTCATTCAAACACTACTACATTATGGTGGTTACAATGAATTAGCAGACATTCTTGTGAATCTCACATCATTAGCTACAGAAATGGGGAAATTGGTCTCTGAAGGCTATGTTTTAACTGTTCTGGCGCCCAATGACGAGGCTATGGCTAAGCTGACAACTGATCAGCTTAGCGAGCCTGGGGCGCCAGAACAGATAATGTATTACCATTTGATACCGGAGTATCAAACGGAAGAAAGTATGTATAATTCAGTGAGGAGATttggaaaaattaattatgatacTTTAAGGTTGCCACATAAAGTTGTGGCTGAAGAAGCTGATGGTTCAGTGAAATTCGGGCAAGGCGAAGGATCAGCTTATTTGGTTGATCCTGATATTTATACTGATGGAAGAATCTCTGTGCAAGGGGTTGATGGTGTTTTGTTCCCTCTTGAGGAAATTAAGGCTGCTCCTGTAGCTGCTCCTGTTGCTAAAGTTGTTGCAAAGCCAAGAAGAG GAAAGTTGATGGAAGTAGTATGTGGTACAATGGGGTCATTTGCTTTTGCTAGTtgtcattaa
- the LOC101244241 gene encoding fasciclin superfamily protein isoform X1, which translates to MDFQIYGFTNLFLFTITLFFTITSATFQENPKSPISTVPQINSNSILVALLDSHYTELSELVEKALLLQTLEEAVSKHNITIFAPKNEALERDLDPEFKRFLLEPGNLKSLQNLLLFHMIPTRIVSKNWPVRGRVHSTLYAGEENVLQISDKKTEKSVSSAKIIKQDDIVKPDGIIHGIERVLIPKSVQQDFNNRRSLRSISAVLPEGAPEVDPRTHRLKKPVSVPAGAPPVLPVYDALAPGPSLAPAPAPGPGGPHHHFDGESQVKDFIQTLLHYGGYNELADILVNLTSLATEMGKLVSEGYVLTVLAPNDEAMAKLTTDQLSEPGAPEQIMYYHLIPEYQTEESMYNSVRRFGKINYDTLRLPHKVVAEEADGSVKFGQGEGSAYLVDPDIYTDGRISVQGVDGVLFPLEEIKAAPVAAPVAKVVAKPRRGKLMEVVCGTMGSFAFASCH; encoded by the exons ATGGATTTTCAGATCTATGGCTTCACTAATCTCTTTTTGTTCACCATTACACTCTTTTTCACCATTACAAGTGCCACATTTCAAGAAAACCCAAAATCCCCAATTTCAACAGTACCCCAAATCAATTCCAACTCCATTCTTGTTGCCCTTTTGGATTCTCACTATACTGAGTTGTCTGAGCTTGTTGAAAAAGCCCTTTTGCTTCAAACACTTGAAGAAGCTGTTTCTAAGCACAATATCACCATTTTTGCTCCTAAAAATGAAGCTCTGGAACGCGATTTAGACCCTGAATTCAAGCGTTTCTTGCTTGAACCTGGTAATCTTAAATCTCTACAGAATCTCTTGTTGTTTCACATGATTCCCACTCGCATTGTCTCCAAAAATTGGCCGGTGCGTGGCCGTGTTCACTCCACTTTATACGCCGGAGAAGAAAACGTCCTTCAAATCTCCGATAAGAAAACAGAGAAATCAGTCAGCTCAGCTAAGATTATTAAACAAGACGATATCGTTAAACCCGACGGAATCATCCACGGTATTGAGCGGGTTTTAATACCCAAATCAGTCCAGCAAGATTTCAACAACCGCCGTAGTCTCCGGTCAATCTCCGCCGTGCTACCGGAAGGAGCACCGGAAGTTGACCCGAGAACCCACCGGTTGAAGAAACCCGTATCAGTACCTGCCGGTGCACCACCTGTGCTGCCGGTATACGATGCTTTGGCGCCGGGGCCATCTCTGGCCCCGGCACCAGCTCCAGGACCCGGAGGACCCCACCATCATTTCGATGGTGAGAGTCAAGTAAAAGATTTCATTCAAACACTACTACATTATGGTGGTTACAATGAATTAGCAGACATTCTTGTGAATCTCACATCATTAGCTACAGAAATGGGGAAATTGGTCTCTGAAGGCTATGTTTTAACTGTTCTGGCGCCCAATGACGAGGCTATGGCTAAGCTGACAACTGATCAGCTTAGCGAGCCTGGGGCGCCAGAACAGATAATGTATTACCATTTGATACCGGAGTATCAAACGGAAGAAAGTATGTATAATTCAGTGAGGAGATttggaaaaattaattatgatacTTTAAGGTTGCCACATAAAGTTGTGGCTGAAGAAGCTGATGGTTCAGTGAAATTCGGGCAAGGCGAAGGATCAGCTTATTTGGTTGATCCTGATATTTATACTGATGGAAGAATCTCTGTGCAAGGGGTTGATGGTGTTTTGTTCCCTCTTGAGGAAATTAAGGCTGCTCCTGTAGCTGCTCCTGTTGCTAAAGTTGTTGCAAAGCCAAGAAGAG GAAAGTTGATGGAAGTAGTATGTGGTACAATGGGGTCATTTGCTTTTGCTAGTtgtcattaa